A window from Rhizosphaericola mali encodes these proteins:
- a CDS encoding type III PLP-dependent enzyme domain-containing protein encodes MTHTYTDLVKQTFDYPQEGFKVGDNGYLEFNGLDLKPIIEKYGTPLKMTFLPKIGMQINKAKGLFDKAFKKHKYEGEYHYCYCTKSSHFSFVVEEALKHGVQLETSSAYDVDIITQLHAKKKINKDIFIIANGFKPKLYTSRIAKLINSGFTNVIPVLDNKEELQAYKRSVRKSKEPFNIGIRIAAEEEPSFPFYTSRLGIRARDVLEFYVDEIEGNEDRFQLKMLHVFLNKGIKDDIYYWSELNKAINLYCQLKKICPEIDSINIGGGFPIKHSLGFEYDYQFMINEIVDNIKKACKKAKVPVPNIFTEFGSFTVGESMAHIYSVLAEKNQNDRECWYMIDSSFITTLPDTWGIGEKFLMLPVNKWENEYHRVVLGGITCDGHDYYDSEEHINEVFLPKIKNEEDVPENKEPLYVGFFHTGAYQDQISGYGGIKHCLIPSPKHIIVDYDKNGKLTDWLFKKEQSAQSMLKILGYL; translated from the coding sequence ATGACACATACGTACACTGATCTGGTAAAACAAACTTTTGATTATCCACAGGAAGGATTCAAAGTTGGTGATAACGGTTATTTGGAGTTTAATGGTTTGGATTTAAAACCAATTATTGAAAAATATGGTACTCCTTTGAAAATGACTTTCCTACCTAAAATAGGCATGCAAATTAATAAGGCGAAAGGTCTTTTTGATAAAGCATTTAAGAAACATAAATATGAAGGCGAGTATCATTATTGTTATTGTACCAAAAGTTCGCATTTTTCATTTGTAGTAGAGGAAGCCTTGAAACATGGTGTTCAATTGGAAACGTCTTCTGCGTATGATGTAGACATTATCACGCAATTACATGCGAAGAAAAAAATCAACAAAGATATTTTTATCATTGCTAATGGCTTTAAACCAAAATTGTACACTTCGCGTATCGCCAAGTTAATCAACAGCGGTTTTACCAATGTAATTCCTGTTTTAGATAATAAGGAGGAATTGCAAGCATATAAAAGAAGTGTAAGAAAATCGAAAGAACCGTTTAATATAGGCATTCGTATCGCAGCGGAAGAGGAACCTAGTTTTCCTTTCTATACTTCTCGATTGGGTATCAGAGCGCGTGATGTATTGGAATTTTATGTAGATGAAATCGAAGGAAATGAAGATCGTTTTCAATTAAAAATGCTTCATGTCTTTTTGAATAAAGGGATTAAAGATGATATTTATTATTGGTCGGAGTTAAACAAAGCGATCAATCTGTATTGTCAATTGAAAAAAATCTGTCCAGAAATTGATTCGATCAATATTGGCGGTGGTTTTCCGATAAAGCATAGTTTGGGTTTTGAATATGATTACCAATTCATGATCAATGAGATCGTTGATAATATCAAAAAAGCATGTAAAAAAGCCAAAGTGCCTGTTCCAAATATTTTCACAGAATTTGGAAGCTTCACTGTAGGTGAAAGCATGGCGCACATTTACAGTGTTTTGGCAGAGAAAAATCAAAATGACCGTGAGTGTTGGTATATGATTGATTCTTCATTTATCACGACGTTGCCCGATACTTGGGGTATTGGAGAGAAATTCCTCATGCTTCCTGTTAATAAATGGGAAAATGAATATCATCGTGTCGTTTTAGGAGGTATCACTTGCGATGGACATGATTATTACGATTCGGAAGAGCATATTAATGAGGTATTTTTACCCAAAATAAAAAATGAAGAAGACGTACCGGAAAATAAAGAACCCCTATATGTAGGTTTTTTCCATACCGGTGCATATCAGGATCAGATCAGTGGCTATGGCGGTATCAAACACTGCTTGATCCCTTCTCCCAAGCACATTATTGTTGATTATGACAAAAATGGCAAACTCACAGATTGGTTATTTAAAAAAGAACAATCGGCACAGAGTATGTTAAAGATTTTAGGTTATCTTTGA
- the rpmI gene encoding 50S ribosomal protein L35: MPKVKTHSGAKKRFHLTGTGEISYQKPFKRHILTKKSKKRKRALRIDGTVAAPHKKFVLHLLRLK, translated from the coding sequence ATGCCAAAAGTTAAAACGCACTCTGGTGCAAAAAAGCGTTTTCACCTAACAGGAACTGGTGAAATTTCTTACCAAAAACCTTTCAAACGTCACATTTTGACGAAAAAATCCAAAAAAAGAAAAAGAGCTTTAAGAATTGATGGAACTGTTGCAGCTCCTCACAAAAAATTCGTTTTGCATCTTTTACGTTTGAAATAG
- a CDS encoding SusC/RagA family TonB-linked outer membrane protein, translated as MNKLKSGRFLLILLLMLGAHVIKAQTTKITGSVYDSSDHKALEGATIKNLSTNKSVTVKGDGSFSISATDGQKLLVSFIGYSPKTIIASDNLQILLSSKSADQEGVVVVAMDMKRKPRELGYSVQTVSGKDIQQTQRENFINALQGRVAGVTVTPTNGQAGASSQIILRGFNSASLNNQPLFVVDGIIMDNTTFNETSNGGSGIGLADDRPNRSSDYSNRMSDMNPNDIASITVLKGPEATALYGSQASSGAIVITTKHAQGNGVRLAYDNSFRFNKVTRFQKVIGGYAPGASGMPITNTENSFTYFGPQLASGVKTYDNIKDFFQTGFANTQNIAADFGSKNVGFRLSGSFFDNSGTIPNNSYKRYNLKLSNTIKVGDKLTISPSIAFINTSNVKPMRGAGGYLLDLYAWPTTDMASNYEDAAGNKRLLYATDPTQELIDNPFFSANRNYGKDNLNRWMATLGIDYHPFDWLTVAGRFGYDTYKQNGFTITDPQTTSSNLATALQGYLTNYYLTYKGYNHTITATATKKVGKFNLRGMVGTMWQDYEQSEFALAGSNLKDYANTAGHSTDSSNIGVVQSRLQRNYNGLPNESITRQLAYFGEASLGYNDVLFISYTHRFETASVFPTANRHYNYPGISFSAIMSDILPGIKGKFLNYWKIRASRASTARLMPPYLNQSVFVNNYASSAVGQAYSYSYYNNNPDLRPERQKTYEIGTELKMLNNRVSLEAAYYNTHNIDQISVGFRASYGTGYVLNTQNATESRNQGVEITLNVNPIKKADFNWNIQFNFNHMWSNVIAIPKSIDGYSDYYISDTWIAYNARGGFVRNQPTTIITGYSYQRNNKGQILINPSTGLPLINQSFKPIGNRNPKFALGTVNTFRYKNWDLSFLWDLRVGGDIFNATDMYLTQIGRSERTADRMKARVINGVLNDGLQNSDNPTKNSISIVPYYNSTAYYGETTGMPDEEFVQKNVNWFRLRDVTLSYQFPQSITNRIKGLKGLAVFATGNDLLLFTNYRGGDPAVNGNTAGTVGVGGFGMDYGNVATPVSYNFGLKANF; from the coding sequence ATGAATAAACTCAAATCGGGAAGATTTCTGTTAATTCTGTTATTGATGTTGGGTGCGCATGTGATAAAAGCGCAGACTACTAAAATAACAGGTTCTGTTTATGACTCAAGTGATCATAAAGCACTTGAAGGGGCTACGATTAAAAATTTGTCTACCAACAAATCGGTAACTGTAAAAGGAGATGGTAGTTTTTCTATTTCAGCTACTGATGGACAAAAATTATTGGTTTCTTTCATCGGTTACTCGCCTAAAACAATTATTGCATCAGATAATTTGCAAATTTTACTTTCTAGTAAAAGTGCAGATCAAGAAGGTGTTGTCGTTGTTGCTATGGATATGAAGAGAAAGCCGAGAGAACTTGGTTATTCTGTACAAACGGTAAGTGGCAAAGATATCCAACAAACACAAAGAGAAAATTTTATTAATGCTCTTCAAGGTCGTGTTGCAGGTGTAACCGTTACGCCTACCAACGGCCAAGCTGGAGCATCTTCTCAAATAATTTTAAGAGGTTTTAATTCAGCTTCCTTAAATAACCAACCATTATTTGTAGTAGATGGTATTATCATGGATAATACAACATTTAATGAAACTTCTAATGGAGGCTCTGGTATTGGTTTAGCGGATGATAGACCGAATCGTTCTAGTGACTATTCTAATAGAATGTCAGATATGAATCCGAACGATATTGCGTCGATTACAGTTTTGAAAGGACCAGAAGCTACCGCTTTGTATGGTTCACAAGCTAGTTCTGGTGCTATCGTTATTACTACGAAACATGCGCAAGGTAATGGTGTTCGATTGGCATATGATAATAGTTTTAGATTTAATAAAGTAACGCGTTTTCAAAAAGTAATTGGAGGTTATGCTCCTGGTGCATCTGGAATGCCAATAACAAATACAGAAAACTCTTTTACTTATTTTGGCCCACAATTGGCATCTGGAGTTAAAACATATGATAATATAAAAGACTTTTTTCAAACGGGATTTGCAAATACCCAAAATATTGCAGCAGATTTCGGTTCTAAAAATGTAGGATTTAGATTATCAGGTTCTTTTTTTGATAATAGTGGAACGATTCCTAACAATTCCTATAAGAGATACAATTTAAAACTTTCCAATACTATTAAAGTTGGAGATAAACTTACGATATCTCCGTCTATCGCATTTATCAATACATCCAACGTTAAGCCTATGCGTGGTGCTGGTGGTTACTTATTGGATTTATATGCTTGGCCGACTACGGATATGGCAAGTAATTATGAAGACGCAGCAGGTAATAAAAGATTATTATATGCTACAGATCCTACTCAAGAATTAATTGATAATCCATTTTTTAGTGCAAATAGAAATTATGGAAAAGATAATTTGAATCGTTGGATGGCTACATTGGGTATTGACTATCATCCATTTGATTGGTTGACTGTTGCCGGTAGATTTGGTTATGATACATACAAGCAAAATGGATTTACCATTACGGATCCTCAAACTACTTCATCTAATCTTGCAACCGCATTACAAGGTTATTTGACTAATTACTATTTGACTTACAAAGGTTATAATCACACAATTACAGCTACTGCTACAAAAAAGGTAGGTAAGTTCAATTTAAGAGGTATGGTAGGTACGATGTGGCAAGATTATGAACAATCAGAATTTGCATTGGCGGGTTCTAACCTTAAAGACTATGCAAATACTGCCGGTCATAGCACCGATAGTAGTAATATCGGTGTAGTACAAAGTAGACTACAACGTAATTATAATGGTCTGCCAAATGAATCTATAACTAGACAATTAGCATATTTTGGCGAAGCAAGTTTGGGATATAATGATGTTTTGTTTATATCTTATACACACAGATTTGAAACGGCATCTGTTTTCCCAACTGCAAACCGTCACTATAATTACCCAGGTATCAGTTTTAGTGCAATAATGAGCGATATCCTTCCTGGAATTAAAGGTAAATTCCTTAACTATTGGAAAATTAGAGCATCTAGAGCGTCTACAGCTAGACTAATGCCTCCATATTTGAATCAATCTGTATTTGTAAATAACTATGCTAGTTCGGCTGTTGGACAGGCTTATTCTTACTCTTACTATAACAATAATCCGGATTTAAGACCAGAACGTCAAAAAACATATGAAATTGGTACGGAGTTGAAGATGTTAAATAATCGAGTTTCTTTAGAAGCTGCTTATTACAATACACATAATATTGACCAAATAAGTGTTGGCTTTAGAGCAAGTTATGGTACGGGTTATGTTTTAAATACACAAAATGCTACAGAGTCTAGAAATCAGGGCGTGGAAATTACTTTGAATGTAAATCCAATCAAAAAAGCTGATTTTAATTGGAATATCCAATTCAACTTCAACCACATGTGGAGTAATGTAATTGCAATTCCGAAATCTATTGATGGTTATTCTGATTACTATATTTCAGATACTTGGATTGCCTATAATGCAAGAGGTGGATTTGTTAGAAATCAACCAACTACAATTATCACAGGTTATTCTTATCAGAGAAATAATAAAGGACAAATCTTGATCAATCCTTCAACAGGTTTGCCTTTAATAAATCAATCATTTAAACCAATTGGAAATAGAAATCCTAAATTTGCTTTAGGTACTGTCAATACTTTCCGATACAAAAATTGGGATTTAAGTTTCCTATGGGATTTGAGAGTTGGCGGAGATATATTTAATGCAACAGATATGTACCTAACTCAAATTGGTAGAAGCGAAAGAACTGCCGATAGAATGAAGGCTAGAGTCATCAATGGCGTGTTAAATGATGGTTTGCAAAACTCCGATAATCCTACAAAAAATTCAATTTCTATTGTTCCTTATTATAATAGTACTGCATATTATGGAGAAACCACTGGGATGCCAGATGAAGAGTTTGTTCAGAAAAATGTAAATTGGTTTAGGTTGAGAGATGTTACATTAAGCTATCAATTCCCACAAAGTATCACTAATAGAATAAAAGGATTAAAAGGTTTGGCTGTATTTGCGACAGGTAATGATTTACTATTATTTACAAATTATAGAGGAGGAGATCCTGCTGTGAATGGAAATACTGCCGGTACTGTAGGTGTAGGTGGTTTTGGAATGGACTATGGAAATGTTGCCACTCCAGTATCCTATAATTTTGGTTTAAAAGCAAATTTTTAA
- a CDS encoding DUF4397 domain-containing protein yields MKKNYRNLFCLIAISLFTFFGCKKDVISDAGYDYVDDNHAYIKVISAAPYYASSIGVTDSIDVYQAGSKLTGASIGYGGLFPYSINPTSTNINNLYSQATIGKQNLFLLYADSSSRIIYNMNFEGGKYYTFLLTDSLNSTDNSKRMVLTDDWSTVTSDTNQFKIRFVNAVSKDSAISQTAVDLYSANDGVIFSNQSQFTSTSFAAANYLSKNDTFYVTRTVSDQTLPLSKRTVLAKLIVPTQSFTVSGLVSKRVYTFYYYGNGTIASGAKARTLGYYINQ; encoded by the coding sequence ATGAAAAAAAATTATAGAAACTTATTTTGTTTAATAGCTATTTCATTATTTACATTTTTTGGATGTAAGAAAGATGTCATTTCTGATGCAGGCTATGATTATGTAGATGATAATCATGCTTATATAAAAGTGATAAGTGCTGCTCCATATTATGCATCTTCAATTGGTGTTACGGACAGTATAGATGTGTATCAAGCAGGAAGTAAATTGACTGGTGCAAGTATTGGATACGGTGGATTATTTCCTTATTCGATTAATCCAACATCCACCAATATTAATAATCTGTACAGTCAAGCAACGATTGGTAAGCAAAATCTTTTTTTGTTGTATGCTGACTCCTCTAGCAGAATAATCTATAACATGAATTTTGAAGGAGGAAAATATTATACTTTTCTACTAACTGATTCTCTCAACTCTACGGATAATTCAAAACGAATGGTTCTAACAGATGACTGGTCTACTGTTACGTCAGATACAAATCAGTTTAAAATCCGATTTGTAAATGCAGTTTCAAAAGACAGTGCAATATCTCAAACTGCGGTAGATTTATATTCTGCAAATGATGGTGTTATTTTTTCTAATCAAAGTCAGTTTACTTCAACTAGTTTTGCTGCGGCAAACTATTTGAGCAAAAATGATACTTTTTATGTGACTCGAACCGTATCAGATCAAACTTTACCATTGAGCAAAAGAACTGTGTTAGCAAAATTAATCGTTCCTACTCAATCTTTTACGGTATCTGGTTTAGTTAGCAAAAGAGTGTATACATTTTATTATTATGGTAATGGTACAATAGCTTCTGGAGCTAAAGCAAGAACTCTGGGATATTATATCAACCAATAA
- a CDS encoding glutamine--tRNA ligase/YqeY domain fusion protein has product MAEEKSLNFIEEIVEEDLKSGKYKEIMTRFPPEPNGYLHMGHAKSICLNFGLAEKYGGATNLRFDDTNPVKEDVEYVDSIKQDVQWLGFQWKNEYYASDYFDTLYGYAVKLIKKGLAYVDDSTAEQIAAGKGTPTTPGTDSPYRNRTIEENLQLFEEMKAGKYKDGEKVLRAKIDMAAINMHMRDPLMYRIKHAHHHRTGDAWCIYPMYDFAHGQSDSIEEITHSVCTLEFIPHRELYNWFIEKLDIFPSHQYEFARLNMTYTMMSKRKLLQLVNEKVVDGWDDPRMPTISAMRRRGFTPESIREFCSRIGIAKRDNLIDLGLLEFCVREHLNRIAERRMVVFDPIKVVLTNLPEDYSEILDGENNPEAEVETFRKIPFSREIYIEREDFMENAPSKYFRMTPGKMVRLKSAYIVQCDSVDKDEDGNILQVNCSIIPDSKSGGENAGIKVKGTIHWVNVKDAVKAEIRLYDRLFTEANLDEAEGDFHDYINPESLIVKEAYIEPALKEAASKDHYQFIRTGYFILDSKDSTPEKLVFNRTVTLKDSWAKELKKM; this is encoded by the coding sequence ATGGCAGAAGAGAAGTCGCTCAATTTTATTGAAGAAATTGTCGAAGAAGATTTAAAAAGTGGTAAGTACAAGGAAATTATGACCCGTTTTCCACCAGAACCCAATGGATATTTACACATGGGACACGCCAAAAGTATTTGTTTAAATTTTGGCTTGGCTGAGAAATATGGTGGTGCTACCAATCTTCGATTCGATGATACCAATCCCGTGAAAGAAGATGTAGAGTATGTAGATAGTATCAAACAAGATGTACAGTGGTTGGGATTTCAATGGAAAAATGAATATTATGCCTCCGATTATTTTGATACGTTATACGGCTATGCGGTAAAATTGATCAAAAAAGGATTGGCATATGTAGACGACAGCACAGCAGAACAAATTGCTGCTGGCAAAGGAACGCCGACAACTCCTGGAACAGATAGTCCATACCGCAATAGAACGATTGAAGAAAATCTTCAATTATTCGAAGAAATGAAAGCGGGCAAATATAAAGATGGTGAAAAAGTATTGCGTGCTAAAATTGATATGGCAGCAATCAATATGCACATGCGTGATCCGTTGATGTATCGTATCAAACATGCACATCATCACCGTACAGGTGATGCATGGTGTATTTATCCCATGTATGATTTTGCACACGGACAAAGTGATAGTATCGAAGAAATTACGCATTCGGTTTGTACATTGGAATTTATTCCGCATAGAGAATTATACAATTGGTTTATTGAAAAATTGGACATTTTTCCATCTCATCAATATGAATTTGCACGTTTGAATATGACGTACACAATGATGAGCAAGCGTAAATTGTTGCAATTGGTCAATGAAAAAGTTGTGGATGGTTGGGATGATCCTCGTATGCCGACGATTAGTGCGATGCGTCGTCGTGGTTTTACCCCAGAAAGTATACGCGAATTTTGTAGCAGAATTGGCATTGCCAAAAGAGATAATCTGATCGATCTTGGTTTATTGGAATTCTGTGTACGCGAGCATTTGAATAGAATTGCAGAACGTAGAATGGTCGTATTTGATCCGATAAAAGTGGTTTTGACCAATTTACCAGAAGATTATTCCGAAATTTTGGATGGGGAAAATAATCCTGAAGCAGAAGTAGAAACTTTCCGTAAAATTCCTTTTTCTAGAGAAATCTATATTGAACGTGAAGATTTTATGGAAAATGCGCCAAGCAAATATTTCCGAATGACACCAGGAAAAATGGTGCGTTTGAAAAGTGCATACATTGTTCAATGTGATAGTGTGGATAAAGATGAAGATGGAAATATCTTACAAGTAAATTGTAGCATTATTCCTGATAGCAAAAGCGGTGGTGAAAATGCGGGTATCAAAGTAAAAGGAACGATTCATTGGGTAAATGTAAAAGATGCAGTAAAGGCTGAAATTCGCTTGTATGATCGTTTGTTTACCGAGGCTAATTTGGATGAGGCAGAAGGAGATTTTCACGATTATATCAATCCGGAATCTTTGATCGTAAAAGAGGCTTACATCGAACCAGCTTTGAAAGAAGCGGCATCGAAAGATCATTATCAATTTATAAGAACAGGTTATTTTATTTTAGATTCTAAAGACTCTACACCTGAAAAATTGGTATTTAATCGTACGGTAACTTTGAAAGATTCTTGGGCTAAAGAATTGAAAAAAATGTAG
- a CDS encoding SusD/RagB family nutrient-binding outer membrane lipoprotein encodes MTKTIFKYLFGCVAVAGMFSCNKKIDDAYLNPNSPVVEPVETIFPSLIGSIIGSSAAAGSAYGIAGDGIYLGRYIQYWGNYTLTTAQNGASQFDQMGGVVGSSDALGSMWGAFYFGQGQNLNRVVDYASAQEKWDYVGAARALRAWGWLELTDQYADAEIVSEAFNTSLQTFNYDPQSLAYDSCRQACYDALAYLNRTDGNVGKGDFAAADAYFLDGDIAKWKKFTYGILARSYANLSYKSTFNADSVIYYANLAQASNDDNATCKFAASGSSGTSNYYGPFRGNVGSLRQGAYIADLMSGRNTQVFTNVTDPRMWYMLQENRNSTFYGVTPAVDGQKYLDSALQPHNFWGNVYYKTVATSPDSGRYIFRNNAEFPIMTASEMQFLIAEASYLKGDYTSALTAYQNGISLNFDMLSTKYATMVPSAHLITSDNKNAYLTNTSIVPTSASSLSLSQIMLQKYIALYGWGMQETWTDMRKYHYTDKDPKTGNQVYAGFNPAGGNLYVDNAGKYVYRARPRYNSEYLYDIPSLKSVGAVDAGGNLIADYHTKQPWFSQN; translated from the coding sequence ATGACAAAAACTATTTTTAAATATCTTTTTGGATGTGTCGCGGTAGCAGGGATGTTTTCTTGCAATAAGAAAATTGATGATGCCTATTTGAATCCAAATTCTCCTGTGGTGGAGCCTGTTGAAACAATTTTTCCTAGTTTGATTGGTAGTATTATCGGTAGTTCTGCTGCGGCAGGTTCTGCCTATGGAATTGCTGGTGACGGGATTTATTTAGGTCGATACATTCAATATTGGGGTAATTATACATTGACTACTGCACAAAATGGAGCGTCTCAGTTTGATCAAATGGGCGGAGTAGTTGGATCTAGCGATGCCTTAGGAAGTATGTGGGGTGCCTTTTACTTTGGTCAAGGACAAAATTTGAATAGAGTAGTAGATTATGCTAGTGCGCAAGAAAAATGGGACTATGTGGGTGCTGCTAGGGCATTGAGAGCTTGGGGATGGTTAGAATTGACTGATCAGTATGCTGATGCAGAAATTGTAAGTGAAGCATTTAATACAAGTTTGCAAACATTCAACTATGATCCTCAATCTTTAGCTTATGATTCATGTAGACAAGCTTGCTATGACGCTCTAGCTTATTTAAATAGAACGGATGGTAATGTAGGTAAAGGGGATTTCGCTGCTGCGGATGCTTATTTTTTAGATGGAGATATTGCCAAATGGAAAAAATTTACCTATGGCATTTTAGCTAGATCTTATGCAAATCTTTCTTATAAATCTACATTTAATGCAGATTCAGTAATTTACTATGCTAATCTAGCTCAAGCAAGTAATGATGACAATGCAACTTGTAAATTCGCAGCATCAGGAAGTTCTGGTACGTCTAACTACTATGGTCCATTTAGAGGTAATGTGGGTTCCTTAAGACAAGGAGCATATATCGCAGACTTAATGTCTGGGAGAAATACACAAGTATTTACAAATGTTACAGATCCTAGAATGTGGTATATGTTACAAGAAAACAGAAATAGTACGTTTTATGGTGTGACACCTGCTGTAGATGGTCAGAAATATTTAGATTCAGCTTTGCAACCACATAATTTTTGGGGTAATGTATATTATAAGACTGTTGCTACATCACCAGATTCTGGTAGATATATATTCAGAAATAATGCAGAATTTCCAATTATGACTGCTTCTGAAATGCAATTTTTAATTGCAGAAGCATCTTATTTGAAAGGCGATTATACATCAGCTTTGACTGCATATCAAAATGGAATTAGTTTGAATTTTGATATGTTGTCCACGAAATATGCAACTATGGTTCCTTCTGCTCATCTAATTACGTCGGATAATAAAAATGCTTATTTGACAAATACAAGTATTGTTCCTACTAGTGCATCATCTCTATCCTTAAGTCAAATTATGCTACAAAAGTATATTGCCTTATATGGCTGGGGAATGCAAGAAACCTGGACCGATATGAGAAAATATCATTATACAGATAAGGATCCCAAAACGGGGAATCAAGTTTATGCAGGTTTTAATCCAGCTGGAGGTAATTTATATGTCGATAATGCTGGTAAATATGTTTATAGAGCTAGACCTAGATATAACTCAGAGTATTTGTATGATATTCCATCTTTAAAATCTGTAGGGGCTGTTGATGCAGGAGGTAATCTAATTGCGGATTATCATACCAAACAACCATGGTTTTCACAAAATTAA
- the rplT gene encoding 50S ribosomal protein L20, whose protein sequence is MPRSKNAVASRARRKRILKQAKGYYGKRKNVYTVAKNIVEKGLTYAYVGRKLKKREYRQLWIARINAAVRNEGMTYSVFIDKLVKKGITLDRKVLADLAMNEPESFKKLIESVK, encoded by the coding sequence ATGCCACGTTCAAAAAACGCAGTAGCTTCAAGGGCTAGAAGAAAAAGAATCCTTAAGCAAGCAAAAGGATATTATGGTAAACGTAAAAACGTCTATACCGTTGCCAAAAACATTGTAGAAAAAGGTTTGACTTACGCTTACGTAGGTCGTAAATTGAAAAAACGTGAATATCGCCAATTATGGATCGCTCGTATTAACGCTGCGGTTCGTAACGAAGGAATGACTTATAGCGTATTTATCGATAAATTGGTTAAGAAAGGTATTACTTTAGATCGTAAAGTATTGGCTGACTTAGCAATGAACGAACCTGAAAGTTTCAAAAAATTGATCGAATCTGTAAAATAG